The stretch of DNA TATTTTAACGAAAAATACCCGCTTTTTTGTCTAGTAATAATATACTAATGTTATTTTGAATATTGATATTAATGGTTGTTTGTTGGTTTTTATGCTTGTTTTGCGGTGATATGTTTGGTGTTTATAGTGTTTGTTAAAATTAAATACTGTAAGTTTTCGTTGTTTTTTGGTTAAAAAGTGAACTTTTGTTGATATTATATTAAGTGTGATGAAGACCCGTGTTTTGATTAGAATAATACACTTAAGCAAGCTACCTTTGTATTAACAAGTTTTCAAAATAGCAACTAACAAATTGTAATACAGTATTTTATACTACTGTATATGATGAAGAAAATACAAAGGGTTGTGATGATCCTTAAAAAAAATTATCAGGCAAAATACCTTTCACTATAAGTGGAATCAAATGTGGATAAAAAGTTTGCAAATTTGAAAAACTGTATTGTGCGGGAGATTTCAGAGGCGGATTGAATAACTGATTTAGAAAGTCAAAAGTATTTCTTAGCATTAAGCTAAGCCTAACCACAAATAGATTAAATATACATAATATTAATTCAGTTGAGACACGAAGAGACAGACAGCAAAGTGAAGGGGATGTAGAACGGTAAATGGTAGTAAAACTGAAAATGATTTAAAACCCTGGTTCATTGATGAGCCGGGGTTTTTTTATTAACCCCTGTTTTGAAGAAGGTAAAAAAACTTAGATTTTTAGTATATTAGAGATTACCAGGCCTTTATTCTTGTATTGATGGATCAATAAAAATCAGTGATGCTAAAGTTGTTTTATATGATCTCTATTGAGCGTTTGTTTAAAATTTATCGAAAATCACGTGAAACGCGAAAACTTAAATAAGCTCTGAAAGTATAAATAACCATACTTAACATTATGTAGATGGAAAAATACAGTTGGTTGTTTGTGTTAACAATGTTTGCTTGTACCCCAAAACACCAAACAAGTGTGGCATTGACTCATCATGAAAAAGAGGCTACTCAAGAGTCTACTACCCTACCTAAAAAAAACTATATGGTAGTAGAGTTTTATAAAGGAGTAAGCCAAACCCAGGCACAACAAGTATTGGATAGCTTAAATTGTACTTATCAATGGCAATCGGGTGACAAAGAAGACGACTCCCATCAAAACCAAGTCATCACTTCGGGTGTGGGGCACAAGTATTTACTCACCTTTTATGACTCCCAAAAACAAGCGGCGTTTTTGAAGCAAACTCAAGTAAAACCTGCAATTTTTAGAATATGGGATGAGCACAACCAAAAGAGTTATACCTACAATAAAAACAATGCTTTGGTGGTGGTTTTTAAACTCAAACAAACCGAAGATAACTGCAATCATTTGTTACAGCAGTGGAATTGTACTTATTATTCAGGAATGGATTCGGGCAAAGGGAAAAAGTATTTTTATTCTACAGGCCCTAAATTTATTGTAAACTTTCCGAACAAAACCCAGGCACAGGCTTTTATAGACGAGCATAAAAAAATGCCCGAAATACACGAAATATACCCTCCAGACTGGGGCATCTTCAAAGATTAAGGAATGCTTGATTTTCAATGCCTTTCATTACATAAGTGAACTATTTTTTTAAGTTTTGGTGAACTATTTCTAACTTTACTACCAATTTTTAGATGATCTTGTAATATTCAATCACAAAGATTGTTTGATTAACTCATTAATAGTTCTGATTCCAAATATTGTAATCAACATGGGAAAAAAAATATTGATCGCAGAAGACAGTTCTGTAATTCAAAATATTGCTACCAAAGTCTTGTCATTTCAGCGTTATGAGATCGACTCTGCCAAAGATGGTAAGCAAGTAATGGCAAAAGTTGCCAAGGAAAACTATGACGTGATTTTGATGGATATCAACATGCCTAAACTGGATGGTATGGAGTGTTCACGTCAAATCAGAGCATTGGAAGACGAACAAAAGGCGAAAACGCCCATTATTGCCATTACCGGAAACGCCAAAAACTATTCACCAGAAGACTTTTCGGCGGCTGGTATCAATGACTTTATGCCTAAGCCGATTGATTTTGATTTATTGGTGCAAAAGGTAAAAGAATTTACCGGAAGCGAAGTGTAAAAGCTTTTTTGACAAAAGATATATGCTATTTGGTATGCTTGGTTTTATTCAAGGTTTACCAAATAGTTTTTTTTGGTAAAAAAAGCATGAATCATCTCTATGAAAGTAAAGTACAATAATAAGTTTCAGCAATCATTAGAAGACTTGTTCAAAAACATTGGCTACATGGTACGTTATGAGAAAGGAAATTTCAAATCGGGTTATTGCATTCTCAAAAACAATAGTGTAGTAGTTATCAACAAATATTTTACTCAAGAAGGAAAAATTAATTGTTTGATAGATATTTTAAGACAAATTCCTTTTGATCAGTGCAATTTGAACGAAGCCGATCAAAAACTATATGAAGGCTTGATGTCTTTACCCTCCAAAAATAATAACTCTGCCGTTGGTAAAGAGTAACTAACTCATAAACATATATTTAGAATAATGAAAGTAACAGTTCTGGGAAGTGGTACATCGCAGGGTGTACCTGTAATAGCATGTGATTGTGAGGTGTGCCAATCGTTAGATTACCGAGATCAGAGGTTGAGGGCAGCTATTCATATAGAGGTTGACAATCAAAGCATTGTAGTGGATACAGGACCCGATTTCAGACAACAGATGTTGCGTGAACGTATTACTTCGCTTGATGCTGTATTGTATACCCACCAACACAAAGACCACACGGCTGGTATGGATGACTTGCGTTCTTTTAACTTCAAACAAGAAAAGGATGTGCCTGTGTATGCCCGTGCCGAAGTAATGCAACAACTCAAGCAGGAATTTGCTTATATTTTTGTGGCAAAAGAAAAAAAATACCCAGGTGTGTTGAACATAGAAGAGTTCATCATTGAGAACAGACCTTTTGACATTAATGGCACCACAATTATTCCTATAGAAGTGCTACATCATAAGTTGCCTGTTTTTGGATTTAGAGTACAAAATTTTACCTATGTAACCGATACGAACTACATTGCTGACAATGAAATTGAAAAAATGAAGGGAACAGAATTCCTTATTTTGGATGCCCTACGCAAAGAAGAGCATATTTCGCACTTTAATATTGATCAGGCACTGGAAGTGATTGCTAAAGTTCAACCCAAACAAGCCTACCTTACCCACATTAGCCATAAGATGGGGTTACACGCAGATGTGAATGCAGAACTGCCTGAAAACGTGCAGCTTGCCTATGATGGTCTACAGATTGAGTGTTAGTACTTAGATAGTAAAAGAGAAAGCTTTCTTAATTTTATTTTATCAAATCAGCGAGTTATTTTTCCTGCATTTACGTATTACCTTAATAAGTAACCTTATTGCCCCAACAACTGGTTTTTGAATGAAAGTAAGCCTCTTAGCGTCAACTTGAGTGGGAGATATTTCACATTTTAAGAGGCTTTCCTGTTTAATTTTCAGCACAAATTATAATGTCAGAAAAACCGACCTATGAAGTCCTCGCGCAAAAAGTAGCAGTGCTCGAAACACGCCTACAACAACTAGAATACCTCGATTTATTTTTTCAGTACTCTACAGACGGAATCTTTTTGATGATGCTGGATGCACCTGTGCATTGGAACAATGCCATCGACAAAGAAGCTACACTTGATTATATTTTTGCTCACCAACGGATTACGCGGTTTAATCAGGAAATTCTCAAACAAAATGAAATGTCGGCAGAAGCCTATCAAGGAATGACACTTGATGATATGTATAAAGGCAACCTGAGCAAAGGGCGAAAGTTATGGACCGCTTTTTTAGATAAAGGGCGTTGGGAATCGGAACAAAATCTTTTGCTGACTTTTGCTAAAAAAACATTGGTTATAAAAGGAGTATATCAGGCAATATATGATGATCAAGGCAGGTTTTTTGGACTCTTTGGGGTGCATAAAGACATTACTGAACAAAAAAGAAATGAGCAGCAGCTTAAGGAGATTCAGCATTTTAATGAGGTGGTGTTTAACTCATTGGATGCCAATATTTGTGTATTAGACCCAGAGGGCGAAATAGTACAAACTAACCAAGCCTGGAAAGATTTTGCCCTAGAAAATGGTGGCGACTTTTCCAGGGTAGCCGAAAATGTCAACTACCTGAATGTATGCGGGGTAGAGGGGAGCTCTGATTTGAAAAGCAGGAATGACCAACAGGAAGCAGCAAAGGCACAACAAGGAATAAGCGATGTATTGCAAGGCAAACAAACCCATTTTCAGTTACAGTACCCTTGTCATGGAAAAGACGAAGAAAGATGGTTTTTAATGAATGTAAGAGCCTTGAATGGAAATATAAAAGGGGCGGTAGTTTCTCATGTAAATGTTACATCACTTAAAAAAGCTTACGATAAGATACAGGATAGTGAGCATAAGATGCAGTTGATTACCAATGCGTTACAATTATCGATTTATCAGTTTATTTCTTATAAAGAGGAGTTTATCCGGTTTGAGTTTGTGAGCGGAGGTGTAAAAGGAGTACTCAAGCAAAATGTGAATAAAACAATTGACCTTAAAGACCTGGTGGGGAGTATTAGTCAAAACTATAGGCATGAGTTCAACACGTCAATCAAAGAAGCCCTTAAGAACAAAACTCCTTGGGTGATGGAATTTCCGGTAATGGTTTCGCCCACTGAAGAAAAGTGGTTGCTTGCCCAGGCTTTTCCAGAAGAGGCAGGCGCAGATAAGGTATACTGGAATGGCTTGTTGATGGATATTAGTTCACACAAAGCTCTAGACAGACATTTACAGTTACAAGAGGCAATTATTCACAATTTGAATGATGCTATTTTGGTGACAGAAGCAGAGCCGATTGACAAACCTGGCCCACGTATTTTGTATGTAAATGCTGCTTTTGAGAAAATGACAGGGTATGCTATAGGTGAGATAAAGGGAGAAACACCCAGGATTTTGCAAGGTGCTAAAACAGATCGGGCTGTTTTGGACAAAATGAGGAGTGCATTTGAAAACTGGGAGCCAATAGAGGTGGAGCTGATAAATTATACAAAAAGCGGAGAAGAGTTTTGGGTAAATATTTCAATTGTACCCATAGCCAACGAAACGGGGTGGTACACACACTGGGTGTCAATTCAGAAAGATATCACTGAACGTAAAAAACAAGAGGAAAAAATAAGAGCCAGCGAAATCAAGTACCGTACTTTCTTTGAAGAGTCGCCAGTAGGGGTGGCAATTATTGACCTTGATACCAAAAAAGCAGTAGAGTACAACGAGCAAGCAGCTACTATACTAGGTTATAGTAAAGAGGAATTTAAAGACCTAAGTTTACTGGACTATATCAAAAAAAACGAAGAAGAAATTAACGCAGTGATTCATAAATTGGATACGCAGGTAGTGTTTACTTCTGAACAAGACATAGTGAAAAAGAATGGAGAGGATGGGTGTATGTTGGTGACTCTCAAAAAGATAGAAATGGAGGGGCGAGAACTGGTATTTAGTTTAAGGTTGGATCTTACCCGGCAAAAACACCTCGAAAACCAATTCAATGCATTTTTTGAAACGAGTCTTGACCTATTATCAATGATAAGTTTTGATGGCTACTTTATCAAGTTGAATAAAGCCTGGGAGTATACCTTGGGTTATACACTGGAAGAAATGAAAAGCCAGCCTTTTATTGAGTTTATTCATGAAGATGATAGAGAGGTGTCTGTGAGCGAAGCGGCCAAGCTTACGAATGGAGGGAGCTCTATAGGGTTTATTAATCGCTATAAGTGCAAAAATGGACAATACATCTGGCTTGAATGGAACGCCATTGCTATACCCAGCGAAAAACTACTGTACGCTTCTGCCCGCGATATTACCAGTGAACTCAAGGCAAAAGAAGACCTGGCAATCAAAGAAGCCAAGTATCGGGCTTTATTTGAATATTCGCCTGAGGGTATCTTGTTATTTGATGAGAATGACTGGAAACCTACCGAATTTAACGATAAGGTAGTGGAAATTTTAGGGTATTCCAGGGAAGAGTTTAGGCAAATGCCGCTTCAGCAATACCTGGTAGATTATCCTGATCGTGTACAAATAGACGAGGTAGCCGAACTGGTAAAAAAGAGTGAATCGCTGGAAATGGAGATCAGGATGGTTCATAAGAATGGCGAGATAAGAATTATTTTGGCTAAAATAAAATACATAGAGCTGGCCGAGCATGGGGTATTTTTTGATATTTGGGCAGACATTACCGAGAAAAAACGAGCAGAAGAAAATATAAGAGTGAGTGAAGAACGGTTTCGTTCGGCAATAGATAGCAACTTGGACGCTTTTTATATATTAGATGCCTATTACGATGCGCAAGGCGGGGTAATCGATTTTACTTTTGTAGACATGAATAAGGTAGGGTGCGATGTCATTAAACTGCCAAGAGAAGAAATATTTGGTAAAAAATTGTGTGATATATTACCTCTCAATCGTGAACAGGGCTTTTTTGAGAAGTATAAACAAGTTTTTTTAACTGGCAAAACCTTGGATGAGGAAGTTTATCTGGAAGATGCCAAGTTAAAACTAAGCTGGATACATCATACAGTTATTAAGCTCAAAAGTGGCATAGCCATTACTACACGAGACATTCATCAGCGTAAGTTCAACGAAGAACAAATTTCAATTGCCAACGAACAACTAAGAACACAACAACGACAAATGGAAGACTTGCTACAGGAAATTACTGTAAGCGAGCAAAAATTTAGGAGCCTTGCCGAAAACATAAAAGATGTATTCTGGGTGTTTAAGAATGGTTCTATAGAATACGTAAGCCCGGCATATGAAGATATATGGCAAAAAAGCATTCAAAGTTTACACAACCACAGTGATATGCTTTTAGACAGGGTGCACCCCGATGACAAAGTACGTGTGAAGGATGTATTTTATGGGGAGTACTATCGTAAAACAGGTAATTTTAGTGAGGAATACAGATTATTGAGAGACGATGGGACTATACATTGGGTAGACGTACGAACTTTTCCGGTGGTTGTAACCGATGCAACTTTTCATATTGTAGGCATCGCCAAAGATATTACCAAAAGAAAAGAAACAGAGAAACAATTGCGGCAACTAAACCTCAAGCTTGCTGCACAAAACAATGAACTTATTACCCGTGAGGAAGAGTTAAAGCTTACAAATGAGGAGTTAAATGCTAATAAAGAGACGCTAGAGGAAGCGTTGGATCAATTGGTGCGGAGTGAAAGCAACCTAAAAGCTTTATTTGATAGTTCAGATCAGGCAATTGTATTATTAGACACCCAGTTTAAGGTAATATCTTTCAACAAAGCGGTAAACTTGTTTCACCCTCAACTGGAGCAAAATCCACTAAAAGTGGGTAACTCAATATTCGATCATTATTTTGATACGCTTGAGATGAAAAATGCTTATAGTAATAAGCTCAAAGCTTGTCTGGCTGGCAAAGTGATTATGTTTGAGCGCCAGTTGAATTACCCTGATTCTGCTGGGGTACGTTGGGTAGAAACCTCACTTTACCCAGTGCGTGACCACTACCAACAAATCATTGGTGTGGCATTGAACGAAAAAGACATTACTGCTCAACGGCACATTGCCCTTAAACTTAGAAAAAGCGAGATAAGACTCCGTGGTGTGCTCAACAATACCGTGCAAGCCTTTTTTCTTCTGGATAAAAATCATCAGTTGTTACTGTATAATACAGCCGCAGTAGACTATACCAGACAAGCCTTTGGAGAGCAGCTCAAGGTAGGCAGTGATTTTATGGAGTTTATGCCCGAAGATATCAAAGAAGTATTTAACGTGAGGTTTGCAGAGGCACTTGAAGGTAAGTGGAGTTCAAGAGAAAGAGACATTGTATTTTTAGACGGCAGCAGGCATTGGTTTGAGGTAAACTATGCTCCAGTAGAAAGTCCGGAAGGAGACCGGGACATGGTGGTGTTTTCTATGCTTGACATTACAGAGAGAAAAAGGGCGGAGGAACGGGAGAAAAAATTGTTACAAGAGCAAATCAAGTATCAACTGGAGCAGGAAGCCCTCAAACGCAGTGCTATTCTGGAGGGGCAAGAAAAGGAGAGTCACCGGATATCGCGTGAGCTGCACGATAGTGTAGGGCAAATGTTATCTGCTTTGAGTTACCATCTCAACGACCTGGACACCATGTTGAAAGACAACAGAAACCTGGGTGCCCCTGTAGAAGGGGTTAATAAAGTAGATGTGACAGTCGAACGGGCAAAAGAATTATTGAAAGAAGTGATTCAAGAGGTAAGGGAAATATCTCATAATTTAATGCCTAAAATTCTGACCGATTATGGTTTGATAGAAGCACTTAAGCAGTTAAGGGTTGACTTTGCGTCGGCAGTAAACATACCTATTAACCTGGATATTTTCTGTGAATCTGAAAGGTTTGATGATAACATAGAAATTAGTATTTTTAGAATTACGCAAGAGGCAGTGAATAACATACTTAAATATGCAGAAGCTTCTGAAGTAAATATTCAATTGATAGAGCACGAAACCAACCTACAGTTATTGGTAGAAGATAATGGCAAAGGGTTTAAACTGGTTGATGTAAAAACAAAAAGTGGGAATGGGCTCATTAACATGGAAGAAAGAGCAAGATTGGTAGGGGGAACACTCTCGATAGATACTGAAATAAATAAAGGAACGTGCATTATGGTAGAGATACCATTGGAGCATTTTGGTAATGAACAAGCAAAATAAAAAACTATGATAACTTTTTATATTGTAGAAGAT from Microscilla marina ATCC 23134 encodes:
- a CDS encoding response regulator; translated protein: MGKKILIAEDSSVIQNIATKVLSFQRYEIDSAKDGKQVMAKVAKENYDVILMDINMPKLDGMECSRQIRALEDEQKAKTPIIAITGNAKNYSPEDFSAAGINDFMPKPIDFDLLVQKVKEFTGSEV
- a CDS encoding MBL fold metallo-hydrolase, translated to MKVTVLGSGTSQGVPVIACDCEVCQSLDYRDQRLRAAIHIEVDNQSIVVDTGPDFRQQMLRERITSLDAVLYTHQHKDHTAGMDDLRSFNFKQEKDVPVYARAEVMQQLKQEFAYIFVAKEKKYPGVLNIEEFIIENRPFDINGTTIIPIEVLHHKLPVFGFRVQNFTYVTDTNYIADNEIEKMKGTEFLILDALRKEEHISHFNIDQALEVIAKVQPKQAYLTHISHKMGLHADVNAELPENVQLAYDGLQIEC
- a CDS encoding PAS domain-containing sensor histidine kinase; its protein translation is MSEKPTYEVLAQKVAVLETRLQQLEYLDLFFQYSTDGIFLMMLDAPVHWNNAIDKEATLDYIFAHQRITRFNQEILKQNEMSAEAYQGMTLDDMYKGNLSKGRKLWTAFLDKGRWESEQNLLLTFAKKTLVIKGVYQAIYDDQGRFFGLFGVHKDITEQKRNEQQLKEIQHFNEVVFNSLDANICVLDPEGEIVQTNQAWKDFALENGGDFSRVAENVNYLNVCGVEGSSDLKSRNDQQEAAKAQQGISDVLQGKQTHFQLQYPCHGKDEERWFLMNVRALNGNIKGAVVSHVNVTSLKKAYDKIQDSEHKMQLITNALQLSIYQFISYKEEFIRFEFVSGGVKGVLKQNVNKTIDLKDLVGSISQNYRHEFNTSIKEALKNKTPWVMEFPVMVSPTEEKWLLAQAFPEEAGADKVYWNGLLMDISSHKALDRHLQLQEAIIHNLNDAILVTEAEPIDKPGPRILYVNAAFEKMTGYAIGEIKGETPRILQGAKTDRAVLDKMRSAFENWEPIEVELINYTKSGEEFWVNISIVPIANETGWYTHWVSIQKDITERKKQEEKIRASEIKYRTFFEESPVGVAIIDLDTKKAVEYNEQAATILGYSKEEFKDLSLLDYIKKNEEEINAVIHKLDTQVVFTSEQDIVKKNGEDGCMLVTLKKIEMEGRELVFSLRLDLTRQKHLENQFNAFFETSLDLLSMISFDGYFIKLNKAWEYTLGYTLEEMKSQPFIEFIHEDDREVSVSEAAKLTNGGSSIGFINRYKCKNGQYIWLEWNAIAIPSEKLLYASARDITSELKAKEDLAIKEAKYRALFEYSPEGILLFDENDWKPTEFNDKVVEILGYSREEFRQMPLQQYLVDYPDRVQIDEVAELVKKSESLEMEIRMVHKNGEIRIILAKIKYIELAEHGVFFDIWADITEKKRAEENIRVSEERFRSAIDSNLDAFYILDAYYDAQGGVIDFTFVDMNKVGCDVIKLPREEIFGKKLCDILPLNREQGFFEKYKQVFLTGKTLDEEVYLEDAKLKLSWIHHTVIKLKSGIAITTRDIHQRKFNEEQISIANEQLRTQQRQMEDLLQEITVSEQKFRSLAENIKDVFWVFKNGSIEYVSPAYEDIWQKSIQSLHNHSDMLLDRVHPDDKVRVKDVFYGEYYRKTGNFSEEYRLLRDDGTIHWVDVRTFPVVVTDATFHIVGIAKDITKRKETEKQLRQLNLKLAAQNNELITREEELKLTNEELNANKETLEEALDQLVRSESNLKALFDSSDQAIVLLDTQFKVISFNKAVNLFHPQLEQNPLKVGNSIFDHYFDTLEMKNAYSNKLKACLAGKVIMFERQLNYPDSAGVRWVETSLYPVRDHYQQIIGVALNEKDITAQRHIALKLRKSEIRLRGVLNNTVQAFFLLDKNHQLLLYNTAAVDYTRQAFGEQLKVGSDFMEFMPEDIKEVFNVRFAEALEGKWSSRERDIVFLDGSRHWFEVNYAPVESPEGDRDMVVFSMLDITERKRAEEREKKLLQEQIKYQLEQEALKRSAILEGQEKESHRISRELHDSVGQMLSALSYHLNDLDTMLKDNRNLGAPVEGVNKVDVTVERAKELLKEVIQEVREISHNLMPKILTDYGLIEALKQLRVDFASAVNIPINLDIFCESERFDDNIEISIFRITQEAVNNILKYAEASEVNIQLIEHETNLQLLVEDNGKGFKLVDVKTKSGNGLINMEERARLVGGTLSIDTEINKGTCIMVEIPLEHFGNEQAK